In Fusarium oxysporum f. sp. lycopersici 4287 chromosome 4, whole genome shotgun sequence, a genomic segment contains:
- a CDS encoding DEAD/DEAH box helicase codes for MADDAPDASPKNEPLNVETKEDAETRATRRELKQSSISDPPTSGPEDAANTSDAPDNDLKEQVASPKKKRAHDQLEGSKDAEENDANSVASSDSAKDRALRTEPEKKRHRDEDTDLPSTIASSEATKDTEAGKSPTKKSQGQTSASAFAASGFGKLSSGTSPFASLGASQSGSAFGSLAAGKPSLSEALRDPGASRSPGGNGSPFGGSTFGSALGGTKPLSSFAAPGAEPLKSEKPAKPFGAPDSESEEGEEEDEEREEIEVNDGEAGEATVVSVRAKMFYHDKEAGWKERGAGMLKINVPQACVEYDENGAVIPGSFDASALEMDEEAAGESQGHKVARLIMRQDQTHRVILNTALVAAMKFQEKASLKSVGILFTAFEGEQSKPVSITMRMSAANAKLFMNEIGIIQKELQNS; via the exons ATGGCCGACGACGCTCCCGATGCCAGTCCCAAGAACGAACCTCTCAACGTCGAGACCAAGGAAGACGCAGAGACTCGCGCTACTCGTCGTGAACTAAAGCAATCCTCTATCTCTGACCCTCCAACGTCTGGTccagaagatgctgccaACACATCGGATGCGCCCGACAATGACTTGAAGGAGCAAGTCGCCTCTCCTAAGAAGAAGCGCGCACATGACCAACTAGAGGGAAGCAAAGATGCTGAGGAAAACGATGCGAACAGTGTAGCATCATCGGACTCGGCCAAGGATAGAGCTCTACGAACCGAGcccgagaagaagcgacATCGCGACGAAGATACAGATTTG CCATCAACGATTGCTTCCAGCGAGGCGACCAAAGACACCGAAGCGGGCAAATCACCGACAAAAAAGTCCCAAGGACAAACATCTGCTAGCGCTTTCGCGGCGTCTGGCTTTGGCAAGCTGTCGTCCGGGACATCGCCCTTTGCTTCTCTTGGTGCCTCTCAGAGCGGAAGTGCGTTCGGGTCACTCGCTGCTGGCAAGCCCTCGCTTAGCGAAGC ATTGCGTGATCCTGGGGCTTCAAGGAGCCCTGGAGGCAACGGAAGCCCCTTTGGGGGAAGCACTTTTGGATCTGCTCTAGGGGGTACCAAACCCCTCTCGAGCTTCGCCGCGCCTGGTGCGGAGCCCCTCAAGAGCGAGAAACCTGCGAAGCCATTTGGTGCCCCGGATAGTGAATCCGAGGagggcgaagaagaggacgaagaaagagaggaga TCGAGGTCAACGATGGCGAAGCCGGCGAGGCAACGGTTGTCTCTGTGAGAGCCAAGATGTTTTACCACGACAAAGAGGCCGGCTGGAAAGAACGAGGTGCAGGCATGCTTAAAATTAATGTGCCTCAGGCCTGTGTCGAGTACGACGAAAACGGCGCTGTCATCCCCGGATCATTTGATGCTTCCGCTTTGGAAATGGATGAGGAGGCCGCAGGAGAATCCCAAGGTCACAAGGTTGCCCGTCTCATCATGCGCCAGGATCAAACACATCGAGTCATTTTGAACACAGCGCTTGTCGCCGCCATGAAATTCCAAGAAAAGGCTTCATTGAAGTCTGTTGGCATTCTCTTCACTGCTTTCGAGGGTGAACAGTCCAAACCTGTGAGCATTACAATGAGA ATGTCAGCTGCTAACGCAAAGCTTTTCATGAATGAGATTGGAATCATCCAAAAAGAACTCCAGAACAGTTAG
- a CDS encoding V-type H+-transporting ATPase subunit H — translation MQPIQLQALNHRIHQPPNKLLYPDLDRTSLIARFVRSIFSCRQDQTRSTTSIMAQGYAVFIGLVVIAALCVASWFLAPKGENQVLWRSSAILAIVSCYLMWAITFLAQLHPLIAPRKSGIREEHLH, via the exons ATGCAACCAATCCAGCTACAAGCTCTCAATCATCGAATACACCAACCGCCAAACAAGCTCCTGTATCCCGACCTCGACCGAACCTCATTAATCGCACGCTTTGTCCGATCGATATTCTCCTGCCGGCAGGACCAGACTCGAAGCACAACCTCAATCATGGCTCAAGG ATACGCCGTCTTCATCGGCCTCGTTGTCATCGCCGCCCTGTGTGTGGCATCATGGTTCCTGGCTCCCAAGGGCGAAAACCAAGT ACTCTGGCGATCCTCTGCTATTCTGGCCATCGTGAGCTGCTACCTTATGTGGGCGATTACGTTCCTCGCTCAACTTCACCCTCTTATTGCGCCGAGAAAAAGCGGTATCCGAGAAGAGCACCTCCACTAG
- a CDS encoding cutinase transcription factor 1 alpha: MDVDMSSGSGTPQAQPQQQQQQPESQLSAPALPAPSTSTSTSAGGVSFRRQRASRACETCHARKVRCDAASLGVPCTNCVAFQIECRIPNPKRKKTQGSGSQTNKDSDSDRGDANEDPSPRPVAPSSTSSLTPRAPSVYHSNNGTPPTNWTEAQARKEEVDSGTYLDLVMKPKFTRAPITEAGRVAYLGESSNLTLLVHDRQGSADVVHYPLPENVRGSRARLTELDNVEIDILHQRGAFLLPPRSLCDELIDAYFKWVHPIVPVINRTRFMRQYRDPKNPPSLLLLQSVLLAGTRACNNPQLMDANGSTTPAALTFYKRAKALYDANYEDDRVTIVQSLLLMGWYWEGPEDVTKNVFYWSRVATIVAQGSGMHRSVEQSQLSRADKRLWKRIWWSLFTRDRSVAVALGRPVHINLDDADVEMLTEDDFIEDEVDRASEYPPDPIHVQFFLEYVKLCEIMGLVLSQQYSVASKGRQRNAIDLTHSDMALADWLQNCPKIVYWEMPRHHFWSALLHSNYYTTLCLLHRAHMPPGGSSRLPDPSPYPSRNIAFQAAAMITSIVENLAAHDQLRYCPAFVVYSLFSALIMHVYQMKSPVPSIQQVTQDRLRSCMSAMKEISRVWLVGKMVYALFESIMGNKVLEERLQRAEGKRHRNLRQSLSHLEQQQNRQAEAPKRKYDDMAIDFGTTTPQPQESYERSRPQTPSAVKVESGSTMQPPPVTSPNARQSAADTFMGGTNSRPQTRPATPFNPSFSVPPTPPDLYLVTRNSPNLSQSLWENFQPDQLFPDSAAMPAFPNLSPTQTHSNLDHNAMGSVPPNNGQGGMHNPQAGQYQQRGNGMMPQGFQGHSNMWQPNMDPNLPEGQSPDSWSTASGPGQAVPTTLNVEDWFQFFGINGTDPNHINLDMPLG; this comes from the exons ATGGACGTGGACATGTCGTCAGGCAGCGGCACGCCGCAGGCGCAaccacagcagcagcagcagcagccagagTCGCAGTTGTCGGCACCAGCTCTGCCCGCTCCAAGCACCTCAACATCGACTTCCGCTGGCGGAGTGAGTTTTCGAAG ACAGCGAGCATCGCGTGCATGCGAG ACTTGTCATGCCAGAAAG GTTCGATGCGACGCCGCAAGCCTTGGTGTGCCCTGCACCAATTGCGTTGCCTTCCAGATCGAGTGTCGTATCCCGAATCCGAAGCGCAAAAAGACACAGGGCTCTGGCAGCCAAACCAATAAAGACTCCGATAG CGATCGCGGCGATGCAAACGAAGACCCTTCACCGCGCCCTGTGGCCCCCTCGAGCACTTCATCACTCACCCCGCGAGCTCCTTCGGTATATCATTCCAACAATGGCACACCTCCCACCAACTGGACGGAAGCTCAAGCACGCAAAGAAGAGGTCGACAGTGGGACCTATCTTGACCTTGTAATGAAACCCAAGTTTACACGCGCTCCCATTACCGAAGCTGGGCGGGTTGCATACCTTGGCGAGTCCTCCAATCTGACTCTACTTGTCCATGATCGTCAAGGCTCAGCAGATGTTGTGCACTATCCACTGCCTGAGAACGTCCGCGGCTCTCGAGCTCGACTTACTGAACTTGACAACGTCGAAATCGACATCCTGCATCAAAGAGGGGCGTTTCTACTGCCTCCACGATCACTATGCGACGAGCTCATCGATGCTTACTTCAAATGGGTACATCCCATCGTACCCGTCATCAATCGCACCCGCTTCATGCGACAGTATCGAGACCCTAAGAACCCACCATCgttacttcttcttcaatccGTACTTCTGGCGGGTACTCGGGCCTGCAACAACCCACAGCTGATGGATGCCAACGGTTCAACGACTCCTGCTGCTCTCACTTTCTACAAACGTGCCAAGGCCCTGTACGATGCAAACTATGAAGACGACCGTGTGACAATTGTTCAATCCCTCCTTTTGATGGGCTGGTATTGGGAAGGGCCAGAAGACGTCACTAAAAATGTCTTCTATTGGAGTCGTGTGGCGACGATTGTTGCGCAAGGCTCAGGCATGCATCGATCCGTGGAACAGTCGCAACTGAGCCGGGCAGACAAAAGGCTGTGGAAGCGCATATGGTGGTCCCTCTTCACTCGCGATCGCTCAGTCGCAGTTGCTCTGGGTCGCCCGGTTCACATCAATCTTGACGATGCAGATGTGGAGATGTTGACTGAAGACGACTttattgaggatgaggttgatcgAGCAAGCGAGTATCCTCCTGATCCCATCCACGTGCAGTTTTTTCTCGAATACGTCAAATTGTGCGAAATCATGGGTCTGGTCCTATCACAACAGTATTCCGTGGCATCgaaaggaagacaacgaaATGCTATCGACCTCACACACAGCGACATGGCTTTAGCTGACTGGCTACAAAATTGCCCAAAAATCGTCTATTGGGAGATGCCTCGTCATCATTTTTGGTCCGCGTTATTACACTCGAATTATTATACGACGCTATGTCTTCTCCATCGAGCCCATATGCCACCAGGTGGCTCATCACGATTACCTGACCCTTCGCCTTACCCCTCTCGCAATATCGCTTTTCAGGCGGCGGCTATGATCACATCGATCGTGGAAAACCTCGCCGCACATGACCAGTTGCGATACTGTCCAGCCTTTGTTGTGTATAGTCTGTTCTCTGCCCTCATCATGCACGTCTATCAGATGAAGTCTCCAGTGCCATCGATCCAGCAAGTGACACAGGATAGACTGCGCAGCTGCATGTCGGCCATGAAGGAGATATCACGAGTTTGGCTTGTTGGCAAGATGGTTTATGCTCTCTTCGAGTCCATCATGGGTAATAAGGTATTGGAAGAGCGACTACAAAGGGCTGAGGGTAAGCGACACCGGAACTTGCGCCAAAGTCTCTCGCATCTTGAACAGCAACAGAATCGACAGGCCGAGGCGCCGAAGCGGAAGTACGACGATATGGCCATCGACTTCGGCACCACtactcctcagcctcaagaaTCGTATGAGAGGTCGCGCCCTCAGACTCCAAGTGCTGTTAAAGTTGAATCGGGAAGCACGATGCAACCGCCACCAGTCACATCACCAAACGCGCGACAGAGTGCAGCAGATACGTTCATGGGAGGAACGAACTCGCGCCCGCAAACTCGGCCAGCAACACCTTTCAACCCATCATTCTCCGTACCACCAACACCTCCTGACCTCTATCTTGTCACGAGGAATTCTCCAAACTTATCACAGTCCCTTTGGGAAAACTTCCAGCCTGACCAGTTATTCCCGGATAGTGCTGCCATGCCAGCTTTCCCTAACCTGTCACCAACACAAACACACTCCAATCTCGACCACAATGCAATGGGCTCAGTACCTCCGAATAACGGACAAGGCGGGATGCATAACCCACAAGCAGGGCAGTATCAACAACGAGGGAATGGGATGATGCCCCAAGGTTTTCAGGGACATTCGAATATGTGGCAGCCGAACATGGATCCAAACTTGCCAGAAGGACAGAGCCCAGACAGTTGGAGCACTGCCTCGGGACCAGGCCAAGCGGTGCCAACAACACTAAATGTCGAAGACTG GTTCCAATTCTTTGGCATCAACGGGACCGACCCTAATCATATTAACCTTGACATGCCCCTCGGTTGA
- a CDS encoding cutinase transcription factor 1 alpha, translated as MKPKFTRAPITEAGRVAYLGESSNLTLLVHDRQGSADVVHYPLPENVRGSRARLTELDNVEIDILHQRGAFLLPPRSLCDELIDAYFKWVHPIVPVINRTRFMRQYRDPKNPPSLLLLQSVLLAGTRACNNPQLMDANGSTTPAALTFYKRAKALYDANYEDDRVTIVQSLLLMGWYWEGPEDVTKNVFYWSRVATIVAQGSGMHRSVEQSQLSRADKRLWKRIWWSLFTRDRSVAVALGRPVHINLDDADVEMLTEDDFIEDEVDRASEYPPDPIHVQFFLEYVKLCEIMGLVLSQQYSVASKGRQRNAIDLTHSDMALADWLQNCPKIVYWEMPRHHFWSALLHSNYYTTLCLLHRAHMPPGGSSRLPDPSPYPSRNIAFQAAAMITSIVENLAAHDQLRYCPAFVVYSLFSALIMHVYQMKSPVPSIQQVTQDRLRSCMSAMKEISRVWLVGKMVYALFESIMGNKVLEERLQRAEGKRHRNLRQSLSHLEQQQNRQAEAPKRKYDDMAIDFGTTTPQPQESYERSRPQTPSAVKVESGSTMQPPPVTSPNARQSAADTFMGGTNSRPQTRPATPFNPSFSVPPTPPDLYLVTRNSPNLSQSLWENFQPDQLFPDSAAMPAFPNLSPTQTHSNLDHNAMGSVPPNNGQGGMHNPQAGQYQQRGNGMMPQGFQGHSNMWQPNMDPNLPEGQSPDSWSTASGPGQAVPTTLNVEDWFQFFGINGTDPNHINLDMPLG; from the exons ATGAAACCCAAGTTTACACGCGCTCCCATTACCGAAGCTGGGCGGGTTGCATACCTTGGCGAGTCCTCCAATCTGACTCTACTTGTCCATGATCGTCAAGGCTCAGCAGATGTTGTGCACTATCCACTGCCTGAGAACGTCCGCGGCTCTCGAGCTCGACTTACTGAACTTGACAACGTCGAAATCGACATCCTGCATCAAAGAGGGGCGTTTCTACTGCCTCCACGATCACTATGCGACGAGCTCATCGATGCTTACTTCAAATGGGTACATCCCATCGTACCCGTCATCAATCGCACCCGCTTCATGCGACAGTATCGAGACCCTAAGAACCCACCATCgttacttcttcttcaatccGTACTTCTGGCGGGTACTCGGGCCTGCAACAACCCACAGCTGATGGATGCCAACGGTTCAACGACTCCTGCTGCTCTCACTTTCTACAAACGTGCCAAGGCCCTGTACGATGCAAACTATGAAGACGACCGTGTGACAATTGTTCAATCCCTCCTTTTGATGGGCTGGTATTGGGAAGGGCCAGAAGACGTCACTAAAAATGTCTTCTATTGGAGTCGTGTGGCGACGATTGTTGCGCAAGGCTCAGGCATGCATCGATCCGTGGAACAGTCGCAACTGAGCCGGGCAGACAAAAGGCTGTGGAAGCGCATATGGTGGTCCCTCTTCACTCGCGATCGCTCAGTCGCAGTTGCTCTGGGTCGCCCGGTTCACATCAATCTTGACGATGCAGATGTGGAGATGTTGACTGAAGACGACTttattgaggatgaggttgatcgAGCAAGCGAGTATCCTCCTGATCCCATCCACGTGCAGTTTTTTCTCGAATACGTCAAATTGTGCGAAATCATGGGTCTGGTCCTATCACAACAGTATTCCGTGGCATCgaaaggaagacaacgaaATGCTATCGACCTCACACACAGCGACATGGCTTTAGCTGACTGGCTACAAAATTGCCCAAAAATCGTCTATTGGGAGATGCCTCGTCATCATTTTTGGTCCGCGTTATTACACTCGAATTATTATACGACGCTATGTCTTCTCCATCGAGCCCATATGCCACCAGGTGGCTCATCACGATTACCTGACCCTTCGCCTTACCCCTCTCGCAATATCGCTTTTCAGGCGGCGGCTATGATCACATCGATCGTGGAAAACCTCGCCGCACATGACCAGTTGCGATACTGTCCAGCCTTTGTTGTGTATAGTCTGTTCTCTGCCCTCATCATGCACGTCTATCAGATGAAGTCTCCAGTGCCATCGATCCAGCAAGTGACACAGGATAGACTGCGCAGCTGCATGTCGGCCATGAAGGAGATATCACGAGTTTGGCTTGTTGGCAAGATGGTTTATGCTCTCTTCGAGTCCATCATGGGTAATAAGGTATTGGAAGAGCGACTACAAAGGGCTGAGGGTAAGCGACACCGGAACTTGCGCCAAAGTCTCTCGCATCTTGAACAGCAACAGAATCGACAGGCCGAGGCGCCGAAGCGGAAGTACGACGATATGGCCATCGACTTCGGCACCACtactcctcagcctcaagaaTCGTATGAGAGGTCGCGCCCTCAGACTCCAAGTGCTGTTAAAGTTGAATCGGGAAGCACGATGCAACCGCCACCAGTCACATCACCAAACGCGCGACAGAGTGCAGCAGATACGTTCATGGGAGGAACGAACTCGCGCCCGCAAACTCGGCCAGCAACACCTTTCAACCCATCATTCTCCGTACCACCAACACCTCCTGACCTCTATCTTGTCACGAGGAATTCTCCAAACTTATCACAGTCCCTTTGGGAAAACTTCCAGCCTGACCAGTTATTCCCGGATAGTGCTGCCATGCCAGCTTTCCCTAACCTGTCACCAACACAAACACACTCCAATCTCGACCACAATGCAATGGGCTCAGTACCTCCGAATAACGGACAAGGCGGGATGCATAACCCACAAGCAGGGCAGTATCAACAACGAGGGAATGGGATGATGCCCCAAGGTTTTCAGGGACATTCGAATATGTGGCAGCCGAACATGGATCCAAACTTGCCAGAAGGACAGAGCCCAGACAGTTGGAGCACTGCCTCGGGACCAGGCCAAGCGGTGCCAACAACACTAAATGTCGAAGACTG GTTCCAATTCTTTGGCATCAACGGGACCGACCCTAATCATATTAACCTTGACATGCCCCTCGGTTGA
- a CDS encoding amino-acid acetyltransferase (At least one base has a quality score < 10), whose product MSWPRVLKQAPRCGHCAPSTDSRLIASSHSIATPIQSRYRGFASQSGNSISLPCLGKGATRRMSAASTALAKKKAIDRDFIVSVLEVSATKRDAKGYLQKYTGKNPKSLTDAPLFVQGDPQQETEPLDMAPPHVAIMKLRVPQEIDATTLAGVANTLSQLRKLGLLSVVVIDCGIDESRMTFQDQAFRLCEAIDSFGEHGARVVKHAFVCSEPVGQKGRPQTTDIRLDDPAFINHILHHRMMPVIPSVVSRDETRPPQPVDSNQIGVQSNTTDTSAEADAAPPKPIALVERIILLDPLGATPMTGRPGASHRFINLEQEYEPILKELMGPDGSPLADDKDLRASITAHAANLALAKDALAMLPHTSSALITTPDAAANLMKTSFEPNEATGSDSFFGIGGIVTTRRKKNPLLHNLLTDKPVFSSSLPMARAPTNSGREPTVGASGGSTLLKKGMPLRVFPHPRENPWVPPKPGSPRLRLTDKCIDLPRLVHLIEDSFGRKLDVDDYLNRVNENLAGVIIAGEYEGGAILTWEKPEGLDDHTAYEQGRYVPYLDKFAVLRKSQGSGGCADIVFNAMVRGCLPDGVSWRSRKDNPVNKWYFERSLGTSKLSGCNWTMFWTTPNLDNQSPILRDYESGSRAFLG is encoded by the exons ATGAGCTGGCCCCGCGTATTGAAGCAGGCACCTCGATGTGGCCACTGTGCACCATCTACGGACTCACGCCTCATAGCATCGTCACATAGCATTGCGACCCCAATTCAATCCCGATATCGCGGCTTTGCTTCACAATCCGGCAACAGCATCTCGTTGCCATGTCTCGGCAAAGGTGCCACTCGTCGCATGTCGGCAGCCTCTACAGCACTTGCCAAGAAAAAGGCCATCGACAGA GACTTCATTGTCTCCGTCTTGGAGGTATCGGCAACCAAGCGAGATGCCAAAGGATATCTTCAAAAGTACACCGGCAAGAACCCAAAGTCTCTCACCGATGCACCTCTATTCGTCCAGGGTGATCCGCAGCAGGAAACGGAGCCCCTAGACATGGCGCCTCCGCATGTTGCTATCATGAAGCTTCGTGTTCCACAAGAGATCGATGCCACAACTCTAGCGGGAGTAGCAAATACGCTGTCTCAATTGCGCAAGCTCGGGctcttgagcgtcgtagtCATTGACTGTGGCATTGATGAATCTCGCATGACTTTCCAAGACCAGGCCTTCCGCCTTTGCGAAGCCATTGACAGCTTCGGAGAACATGGGGCTCGTGTCGTAAAGCATGCGTTTGTGTGCTCGGAACCTGTCGGACAGAAGGGCAGACCACAGACGACTGATATCCGACTTGACGATCCTGCTTTTATCAACCACATTTTGCACCACCGCATGATGCCGGTTATCCCTTCAGTGGTCAGCCGCGATGAGACCCGTCCGCCCCAGCCTGTCGACTCAAATCAAATC GGCGTGCAGTCCAATACCACTGACACATCTGCTGAGGCCGATGCTGCCCCCCCAAAACCCATTGCTCTCGTGGAGAGAATCATTCTTCTTGATCCACTTGGAGCAACACCAATGACCGGCCGGCCTGGTGCATCCCATCGATTCATTAACTTGGAACAAGAATATGAACCGATTCTTAAAGAGCTCATGGGCCCTGACGGATCCCCCCTAGCAGACGACAAGGACCTCCGCGCCTCGATCACTGCACATGCTGCGAATTTGGCCCTTGCTAAAGATGCTTTGGCGATGCTACCACATACTTCATCTGCTCTCATTACTACACCTGATGCTGCGGCCAATCTTATGAAAACGTCATTTGAGCCCAACGAAGCTACCGGATCCGATTCTTTCTTTGGAATCGGTGGTATAGTAACAACTCGGAGGAAGAAAAATCCACTACTGCACAACCTTCTCACAGACAAGCCCGTCTTCTCGTCGTCCCTCCCGATGGCGCGCGCACCAACGAATTCTGGTAGGGAACCCACCGTGGGGGCATCTGGAGGCTCGACTCTACTTAAAAAGGGTATGCCTCTTCGAGTATTCCCTCACCCTCGGGAGAATCCATGGGTTCCGCCCAAGCCTGGAAGTCCCAGACTCCGGTTGACCGATAAGTGCATCGACCTCCCTCGACTGGTCCATCTCATCGAGGACTCATTTGGCAGAAAACTGGATGTGGATGACTATCTCAATAGAGTCAACGAGAATCTGGCCGGCGTGATCATCGCTGGAGAATACGAAGGAGGGGCCATCCTGACATGGGAGAAGCCCGAAGGCTTGGACGACCATACCGCGTACGAGCAAGGCCGTTACGTTCCATATCTAGATAAATTCGCCGTCCTGAGGAAGAGCCAGGGCAGTGGTGGTTGCGCTGATATTGTTTTCAACGCCATGGTGCGAGGCTGTCTCCCCGATGGTGTATCGTGGAGAAGTAGGAAGGATAATCCGGTGAACAAGTGGTATTTTGAGCGTTCTTTGGGTACCAGTAAGTTGTCTGGGTGCAACTGGACTATGTTCTGGACAACACCCAATTTGGACAACCAAAGTCCTATTTTGCGAGATTATGAATCG GGGAGTCgagccttcttgggctga
- a CDS encoding hypothetical protein (At least one base has a quality score < 10), which yields MRPTARVFARYLEAGTPTGLTGLWTHATPRSTLLYLYGTTLSKLQSIPETSMYRQSVEAVTKHRMSLVEQMIPPGYNEWAVRAKELVSKNSSQFRVASGRVDGSEAHTVKLGDKIFVVGRKHEAGDIRVEEWNGEEDEGPEYEGIRTQKEREDQVTWAERKPLEDHEKIEWEDEPQMTADQYVHELEQKIGAGLIEEVIQVAEGELKLVETMEKSKVWEVSRRSPPLVSGLTLTESKQSQQQKMKQL from the exons ATGAGGCCAACAGCTCGTGTGTTTGCACGCTACCTAGAGGCCGGTACTCCCACCGGTCTCACTGGTCTCTGGACTCATGCCACGCCACGATCGACCCTCCTCTACCTGTACGGCACAACCCTCAGCAAGCTCCAGAGCATCCCCGAGACCTCCATGTACCGTCAATCCGTTGAGGCTGTCACCAAGCACCGCATGTCCCTCGTCGAGCAGATGATTCCTCCAGGTTACAACGAGTGGGCGGTTCGCGCCAAGGAGCTCGTCAGCAAGAACTCCTCTCAGTTCCGAGTGGCCAGCGGCCGCGTTGACGGCAGCGAGGCTCACACTGTTAAGCTCGGCGACAAGATCTTTGTGGTGGGCCGAAAGCACGAGGCGGGCGATATCCGAGTCGAGGAGTGGAATggcgaagaggatgaaggtCCTGAGTACGAGGGAATTCGAACACAAAAGGAGCGAGAGGACCAGGTTACTTGGGCAGAGCGCAAGCCTCTTGAGGATCATGAGAAGATTGAGTGGGAGGATGAGCCTCAGATGACTGCCGACCAGTAC GTCCACGAGCTCGAGCAGAAGATCGGAGCTGGCCTTATCGAGGAAGTTATTCAAGTCGCCGAGGGCGAGCTTAAGCTAGTTGAGACCATGGAGAAGTCCAAGGT CTGGGAGGTCTCGAGGAGAAGCCCGCCCCTGGTCAGTGGACTTACTTTGACCGAATCTAAACAGagccagcagcagaagatgaAGCAATTGTAA